The sequence TGTGATAACGACAAAGGCAACTACACAATCAATAGCACCTACCACAGCAATCTCAACACTCTCTTATCCAATTTCTCTTCCCACACAGATATCTACTATGGTTTCTACAATTTCTCGTATGGCCAAGACCCAGACAAAGTATACGCCATTGGGCTCTGCAGAGGCGATCAAAACCCGGATCAGTGCCTCAAATGCCTCAATGAGTCCAGAGTCTCTCTGGCAGATGAATGTCCAAACCAGAAAGAGGCAATTAATTGGAGAGGAGAGTGCATGCTACGCTACTCTAACCGCTCCATATTTGGCCGAATGGAAAATCAACCTACGTCTCGAATCGTTTACCTGAAGAATGTAACGGGCTCAGTGGATGAATTCAATGATGTGCTGGAGAGCTTGATGAGGAATTTATCAAGCACGGCAGCATCAGGTGACTCTCGTCGTAAGTATGCTACAGGCAGCAAACCTGCTCCAGATTTTCAAACCACATACGGTTATACACAGTGCACGCCTGATTTGTCATCCGAAGATTGCACTACGTGCTTGGGTGAAGCTATTTCAGATATCCCAAATTATTTTAATGGCAAGGCTGGTGGCAACGTTTTAAAACCCAGTTGTAGAATTAGATTCGACCCCTACTCCTACTATGGACCAACATTGAAATTAGACCCAGATGCATCACCAACTATGACCAACAACACTTCTTCTTCACAAGGTATTTGTCACCTTTTTCTCAAACTGCTTACACCTTAATAATTACAATAGAGCCACCCAACAGAACCCCAAAGTTAACTTTATTTGAACGTTTTCCTCTTTGTCAAGTGTTCTTTTGCCTATTCATTTGTTGAAAGGAAAGCAAGGTGCTTGTGAACTTAGCTTTTATGGAGgctctttcattttaatttattttacgttttataaaaaaatcttctatAAATGCTTACAGACTAGTTTATTCAAACAAACCCATTTATTTAACTGTTGGAAAAATTTCAAGGTTAAAGTACTTCACTTTGATCTCTATAGTTGTTTCCATTTTTAAGTTTTAGCCCGAAGATGAGAACAAAGTTAGGTTTTGGCCAGAAGATtagtttttatataaagactGGAATTTAAAATGGAGACAACTATAGAGAGAAAGTGAATAGTTAAACCTTATTAATCTTAATCTGTGGACTTAGAATTCTGATTTGTGCAGGGAAGGGCAACACATCACGAATTATCATTGCCATAGTAGTTCCAGTTGCTAGTGTTGTTTTGGTGCTCATTCTTTTCTGCATCTATCTTAGAGCGAGGAAgtcaagaaaacaaaatgaaagtaAGTCTAAGGTTCTAAACATGGATATATTAtcactttttataaaataattttagaaaaaatagtcTTATAATTTAAAGGGTCGGTAGTGTAACATAAATCATAACTGAACTCTTTTAACGAGATACAATTTATTTTGcagacaataataaataaatgtttcaaAAGTTCAAAGCATGCTTTACTCAATCACTTCTAGCAAAGAATAAGATACAGGGAAACCAATTTAGCCTCTTTCTTCTGCTATTTTTATTGCGAAATTATGTCAATATATCTCtcaatattatcttttattgcTCGCATCTAAATGACTAACAAATTTCACCCGGGTCCCTATGAAGgtgaaaaaagagaagataatAATGAAGATGAAATTACATTTGCTGAGTCATTGCAATTCGACTTTGACACTATACGAGTTGCTACAAATGAATTTGCTGATTGTAATAAAATTGGACAAGGCGGGTTTGGAGCTGTTTACAGAGTAAGATGACACTTTTCATTCAGATAAATCTAACCTCTTCATCAAAACATGGTGTATTAAGATACTATATTTgacagtgatatatatatatatatatatttttcagggTCAGCTTTCCAACGGACAAGAGATTGCAGTAAAAAGGTTGTCAAGGGATTCTGGGCAAGGAGATATGGAATTTAAGAATGAAGTGCTTTTAGTGGCCAAGCTTCAACACAGAAATTTAGTTAGGCTACTTGGGTTCTGTCTGGAAGGAACAGAAAGACTTCTTGTCTATGAATTTGTTCCTAATAAAAGCCTTGATTACTTCATATTTGGTAAGCTCGAATATCTGCATAATTACTCTAACTCTTACCTTAATTGTGGTTCAAGACATACTGACCACTAATTAAAATTGCTTTAAAACTCATTTGGCGTTGTGTATCATGCATGTATATATAGATCCAATAAAGAAAGCACAATTGGATTGGCAAAGGCGTTACAAAATCATTGGAGGTATTGCTCGAGGTCTTCTCTACCTCCATGAAGATTCTAGACTGCGTATTATACATCGTGACCTCAAAGCAAGCAACATTCTCTTGGATGAAGAGATGCATCCTAAGATATCTGATTTTGGGATGGCAAGATTGGTTCACATGGATCAGACTCAGGAAAATACAAGTAGAATTGTTGGAACCTAGTAAGTATGAGAACATACTATTacttatttatgattaattaaatttatgattaattaaacttGCCTGTGATTTGCATGCAGTGGATATATGGCACCTGAGTATGCAATATATGGTCAATTTTCAGCAAAATCAgatgtttttagttttggtgTACTGGTTCTTGAGATAATAAGTGGCCATAAAAACAGTGGTGTTCGACGTGGGGAGAATGTGGAGGATCTATTGTGCTTTGTAagtctttcttttcttgtcatGTTATCTTCCTTTTCCTTATCATTAGAATAATAGGATTAGAAAGCCATTTCTTCCTTCACATTACTATGCAGATGAAATCTGTGAAGTAACTAACATCTGCAATTGAACAAATTTGTGCAGGCATGGCGAAACTGGAGGGATGGAACAACTACCAACATTGTAGATCCCACATTAACTGACGGTTTGCGAAATGAAATAATGAGATGTATCCACATTGGGTTATTATGTGTTCAAGAAAATGTGGCTGCCAGACCAACCATGGCTTCTGTTGCACTCATGCTTAATAGCTATTCT comes from Glycine soja cultivar W05 chromosome 20, ASM419377v2, whole genome shotgun sequence and encodes:
- the LOC114402938 gene encoding putative receptor-like protein kinase At4g00960: MAAVSFRLLSFLCCLSIIIISQASAQTNCDNDKGNYTINSTYHSNLNTLLSNFSSHTDIYYGFYNFSYGQDPDKVYAIGLCRGDQNPDQCLKCLNESRVSLADECPNQKEAINWRGECMLRYSNRSIFGRMENQPTSRIVYLKNVTGSVDEFNDVLESLMRNLSSTAASGDSRRKYATGSKPAPDFQTTYGYTQCTPDLSSEDCTTCLGEAISDIPNYFNGKAGGNVLKPSCRIRFDPYSYYGPTLKLDPDASPTMTNNTSSSQGKGNTSRIIIAIVVPVASVVLVLILFCIYLRARKSRKQNESEKREDNNEDEITFAESLQFDFDTIRVATNEFADCNKIGQGGFGAVYRGQLSNGQEIAVKRLSRDSGQGDMEFKNEVLLVAKLQHRNLVRLLGFCLEGTERLLVYEFVPNKSLDYFIFDPIKKAQLDWQRRYKIIGGIARGLLYLHEDSRLRIIHRDLKASNILLDEEMHPKISDFGMARLVHMDQTQENTSRIVGTYGYMAPEYAIYGQFSAKSDVFSFGVLVLEIISGHKNSGVRRGENVEDLLCFAWRNWRDGTTTNIVDPTLTDGLRNEIMRCIHIGLLCVQENVAARPTMASVALMLNSYSLTLPVPSEPAFVGDGRTRSLPDMQSSSEHNSRQTIESANQSAHNSVNEASITELYPR